In one Desulfobaculum bizertense DSM 18034 genomic region, the following are encoded:
- a CDS encoding NAD-dependent epimerase/dehydratase family protein: MQFYSGKKVLITGGCGFIGSNLAIRLVQAGADVTVVDSMIEEYGGNLYNIEPVKNDIHLNISDVRDQVSMKYLIRNQEVIFNLAGQVSHIDSMHDPFTDLEINAKAQLGVLEACRHGNRDARIVLTSTRQIYGKPHYMPVDEKHPLDPVDVNGINCIAGEWYHLLYNKVYGIPTSVLRLTNTYGPRQLLKHNRQGFLGWFIRLVAENKQIQLYGDGLQRRDMNYVEDVVDALLVAGQKEQAVGQVYNLAGDEPISLKSICEKMIATAKSGSFKLVPWPEEKKKIDIGDFYGDCSKITAELGWKPTTTTDQGLEKTFEYYRPCLDQYIKDSEQFVCKP, encoded by the coding sequence ATGCAGTTTTATTCGGGTAAAAAAGTTCTCATCACCGGTGGATGTGGCTTTATCGGCTCCAACCTCGCGATTCGGCTGGTTCAGGCCGGTGCAGACGTGACCGTCGTCGACTCCATGATTGAGGAGTATGGCGGAAACCTCTACAACATCGAACCAGTTAAAAATGACATCCATCTCAACATCTCCGATGTTCGCGATCAGGTCTCCATGAAGTACCTCATTCGCAATCAGGAAGTTATTTTTAACCTCGCAGGACAAGTGAGCCACATTGATTCCATGCACGACCCGTTTACGGATCTCGAAATCAATGCAAAAGCTCAGCTCGGCGTGCTCGAAGCCTGTCGCCACGGTAACCGCGATGCCCGCATCGTCCTTACCAGTACCCGACAGATATACGGCAAGCCACACTACATGCCCGTCGATGAAAAGCACCCACTCGACCCCGTTGACGTCAACGGTATCAACTGCATCGCTGGCGAATGGTATCACCTGCTCTACAACAAGGTGTATGGCATTCCGACCTCCGTCCTCAGGCTTACAAATACTTACGGACCTCGGCAGCTCCTGAAGCACAACCGCCAAGGCTTTCTCGGCTGGTTTATCCGGCTCGTGGCAGAAAATAAGCAAATCCAGCTCTACGGCGATGGCCTCCAGCGACGCGACATGAACTATGTCGAAGACGTCGTTGACGCCCTCCTCGTCGCAGGACAGAAGGAACAGGCCGTCGGTCAGGTCTACAACCTCGCTGGCGATGAACCTATCTCCCTCAAAAGCATCTGCGAAAAAATGATCGCCACCGCCAAAAGCGGCTCCTTTAAGCTCGTCCCGTGGCCCGAAGAAAAGAAAAAAATCGACATCGGTGATTTCTACGGCGATTGCTCAAAAATCACCGCCGAACTGGGTTGGAAACCAACAACCACGACAGATCAGGGCTTAGAAAAAACGTTCGAATATTATCGCCCCTGTCTCGATCAGTACATCAAAGACAGCGAGCAGTTCGTCTGCAAACCCTAG
- a CDS encoding uracil-xanthine permease family protein, producing the protein MAETDYSFRLRDSLVGAQMLFVAFGALVLVPLLTGLDPNVAMFTAGAGTLLFQVVTKRKVPIFLASSFAFIAPIIYGVQTWGIPATMSGLAAAGLFYVFLSAMIKFRGTQILHRVLPPIVTGPVIMVIGLLLAKTAVFMAIGKSGDGSIELFARNEALIVSMCALTTTILVSQLGRGILRLIPIVCGIVVGYALSLYFGMVDFTTVQNAPWFAVPNFVFPEFNWEAILFIVPVAIAPAIEHFGDVLAISSVTGKDYIEEPGIHRTMLGDGLATALASCLGGPPNTTYSEVTGAVALTRSFNPGIMTWAALTALCLAFVGKLGAVLQSIPTPVMGGIMVLLFGTIAVVGINALVKAGEDLLEPRNMAIVAVILVFGIGGMSFGLSKVTLSGIGLSGVIGVVLNLILPRPTKH; encoded by the coding sequence ATGGCCGAAACGGATTATTCCTTCCGACTGAGAGACTCCCTTGTGGGAGCCCAAATGCTGTTCGTGGCATTTGGCGCGCTGGTTTTGGTCCCCCTGCTGACGGGACTCGACCCAAACGTTGCTATGTTCACAGCTGGTGCCGGTACCCTGCTCTTTCAGGTCGTCACCAAACGCAAGGTTCCGATTTTCCTTGCATCATCTTTTGCGTTCATCGCTCCAATCATTTACGGTGTGCAGACTTGGGGCATCCCCGCAACTATGAGTGGCCTTGCCGCTGCGGGACTTTTTTATGTCTTCCTTTCCGCAATGATTAAATTCCGCGGAACCCAGATCCTGCATCGAGTGCTTCCCCCCATCGTAACGGGACCTGTTATCATGGTTATCGGCCTGCTCCTCGCCAAGACCGCTGTCTTTATGGCTATCGGCAAAAGCGGAGACGGCTCCATTGAGCTTTTCGCACGCAACGAAGCGCTTATCGTTTCCATGTGTGCCCTCACGACCACGATTCTGGTCTCTCAGCTGGGACGCGGAATTCTGCGACTCATTCCCATTGTCTGCGGAATCGTTGTAGGTTATGCCCTGAGCCTTTACTTTGGTATGGTTGATTTCACGACTGTGCAAAACGCCCCGTGGTTCGCCGTGCCGAACTTCGTTTTCCCAGAATTTAACTGGGAAGCCATCCTGTTCATTGTCCCGGTTGCCATCGCTCCGGCCATTGAGCACTTTGGCGATGTACTCGCTATCTCTTCGGTTACTGGCAAGGATTACATCGAAGAACCCGGTATCCACCGCACCATGCTCGGTGACGGTCTCGCTACCGCTCTCGCATCCTGCCTCGGTGGCCCCCCAAACACCACCTACTCCGAAGTCACTGGCGCAGTCGCTCTGACCAGATCTTTCAACCCCGGCATCATGACTTGGGCCGCTCTCACAGCACTTTGCCTTGCCTTTGTTGGCAAGCTCGGCGCAGTCTTGCAGAGCATCCCGACCCCCGTCATGGGCGGCATCATGGTTCTCCTCTTTGGTACCATCGCCGTCGTCGGTATCAATGCTCTGGTCAAAGCTGGCGAAGATCTGCTCGAACCCCGGAATATGGCCATTGTCGCAGTTATTCTTGTTTTCGGCATTGGCGGCATGAGCTTTGGCTTGTCCAAAGTCACACTCTCCGGCATCGGTCTTTCCGGCGTCATCGGTGTGGTTCTCAACCTCATACTGCCTCGCCCCACCAAGCACTAG
- the upp gene encoding uracil phosphoribosyltransferase translates to MAVHVVDHPLVKHKLGLLRQKSLSTKDFRALSNEVARLLSYEATKDLETEKVTIDGWNGDVEIDNIKGKTLTVVPILRAGIGMLDGVLDMVPGAKVSVVGLFRNEETLEPVEYYVKLANNIQDRMALILDPMLATGGTLIATVDLLKKAGCKNIRGIFLVAAPEGLKKLEEKHPDVEVYTASVDDCLNENGYILPGLGDAGDKIFGTK, encoded by the coding sequence ATGGCTGTTCATGTTGTGGACCACCCGCTGGTCAAGCACAAGCTCGGTCTGCTGCGCCAAAAATCCCTGAGCACAAAAGATTTTCGTGCTCTTTCCAATGAAGTTGCTCGCCTTCTGAGCTACGAAGCCACCAAAGACCTCGAAACCGAGAAGGTGACTATCGACGGCTGGAATGGCGATGTTGAAATCGACAACATCAAGGGCAAAACCCTTACTGTTGTTCCGATTCTCCGCGCGGGTATCGGCATGCTCGACGGCGTGCTCGACATGGTGCCCGGTGCAAAAGTCAGCGTCGTTGGCCTCTTCCGTAACGAAGAGACTCTTGAGCCTGTCGAATACTACGTCAAGCTCGCCAACAACATTCAGGACCGCATGGCTCTTATCCTTGATCCCATGCTCGCAACTGGCGGAACGCTCATCGCCACTGTTGACCTGCTCAAAAAAGCTGGCTGCAAAAACATTCGCGGCATCTTCCTCGTGGCTGCTCCTGAGGGCCTGAAAAAGCTCGAAGAAAAGCACCCCGACGTTGAGGTCTACACTGCAAGTGTTGATGACTGCCTCAACGAGAACGGCTACATCCTGCCTGGTCTGGGTGACGCTGGCGACAAGATTTTCGGCACAAAATAA
- a CDS encoding carbohydrate kinase family protein, which yields MNIFVFGSLAFDRIMAFPGKFEDHLIPEKLHMINVCFVGSDLTERFGGTAGNIGYTLALLGEKPVLVSSAGRDDFGRYDEHLKKLGLDDDGIRIVTESLTANCHITTDLAANQITCFNPGAMGYPCEYDFASADPEKDIAIVAPGNHADTIELPRKFREMGMKYIFDPGQNITALPGEKLLEALTGSWMFISNDYELEMVMRATDMNLEQLLERTQYVVTTLGEKGCVIHSAEGECRVPALEGVKVVDPTGAGDSFRAGLLKGLSLGCELEVAARIGACCASYCIEKTGTQEHVFTEEAFWEHYTKNFGPVSFR from the coding sequence ATGAATATTTTTGTTTTTGGTTCGCTGGCATTCGATCGTATTATGGCATTCCCCGGCAAGTTCGAGGACCATCTGATTCCTGAAAAACTGCACATGATTAACGTCTGCTTTGTGGGAAGTGACCTGACCGAGCGCTTTGGTGGAACCGCTGGGAATATTGGCTACACTCTGGCCCTGCTGGGCGAAAAGCCTGTGCTGGTTTCCTCTGCTGGTCGTGATGACTTTGGCCGCTATGACGAGCACTTGAAAAAGCTTGGTCTGGATGATGATGGCATCCGCATCGTCACGGAATCCCTGACCGCAAACTGCCACATTACGACAGACCTTGCTGCAAATCAGATCACCTGCTTTAACCCCGGCGCAATGGGCTACCCGTGCGAGTATGACTTTGCTTCGGCTGACCCGGAAAAAGATATCGCCATCGTGGCACCCGGCAACCATGCTGATACTATTGAGCTGCCTCGTAAGTTCCGTGAGATGGGCATGAAGTATATCTTTGACCCGGGCCAGAACATTACGGCTCTGCCGGGTGAGAAGCTGCTGGAGGCCTTGACGGGTTCTTGGATGTTTATCTCCAATGACTATGAGCTTGAAATGGTGATGCGTGCCACAGATATGAATCTGGAACAGCTTTTGGAGCGGACCCAGTACGTTGTCACCACACTCGGAGAAAAGGGCTGTGTGATTCATAGCGCTGAGGGAGAATGCCGTGTTCCTGCGCTGGAAGGCGTGAAGGTCGTGGACCCCACAGGTGCAGGCGACAGCTTCCGTGCAGGCCTGCTCAAGGGCCTTTCTCTGGGCTGTGAGCTGGAAGTGGCCGCCCGCATTGGTGCCTGCTGCGCAAGCTATTGCATTGAGAAGACAGGGACTCAGGAACACGTCTTTACAGAAGAGGCGTTCTGGGAGCATTATACCAAGAATTTTGGACCGGTTTCCTTCCGCTAG
- a CDS encoding phosphotransferase family protein, with protein MLELTNEAVEKYLQQLFGPELRLTGVGELGSLDQQEMKDFGYGKPLELFWEKNGESKSAVLSMMKGDRYGHQEYWDRARILMMQHDTGQRMERHVKPLGLGYADQAGKLFAVQNPQEFFVLSEKSQGRDYFRDLYRIREGELRDEDVALAAEFGRWLARIHSEKHTDPDLYVRRVRNLVGDCECIFGIDDGYPYPYEFFPPERFVALEQKLVEWRWKLRQHTDRLCAVHGDFHPWNILVQEGSASPDFRVLDRSRGEWGEAADDVACMTLNYMLFGLYKKPYLSGSFATLFSTLWESYLEASGDTEICKVIAPFYVFRAMVVASPEWYPNHPIEVRKGLFRFVENILQDDIFDWQNVNRYMENA; from the coding sequence ATGCTTGAACTGACGAATGAGGCTGTGGAAAAATATCTCCAGCAACTGTTTGGTCCTGAGCTTCGGCTTACCGGCGTTGGTGAGCTTGGCTCTCTGGATCAGCAGGAGATGAAAGATTTTGGATACGGCAAGCCACTGGAGCTGTTCTGGGAAAAGAATGGTGAGTCAAAGAGCGCTGTGCTGTCCATGATGAAGGGCGACCGGTACGGGCATCAGGAATACTGGGATCGTGCCCGTATCCTGATGATGCAGCATGACACCGGGCAACGCATGGAGCGGCATGTGAAGCCGCTTGGACTGGGCTATGCGGACCAGGCAGGCAAACTTTTTGCCGTACAGAATCCGCAGGAATTTTTTGTCCTGAGTGAAAAGAGTCAGGGGCGGGATTATTTCCGTGACCTGTATCGGATTCGCGAGGGAGAGCTTCGGGACGAAGACGTGGCGCTTGCGGCTGAATTTGGCCGCTGGCTGGCACGCATCCATTCAGAAAAACATACGGACCCAGACCTTTACGTCCGCCGGGTTCGTAATCTTGTTGGCGATTGTGAGTGCATTTTCGGCATTGATGATGGCTATCCCTATCCTTATGAATTCTTCCCGCCAGAACGCTTTGTTGCTTTGGAGCAAAAGCTGGTAGAATGGCGCTGGAAACTTCGACAGCACACTGACAGACTCTGCGCAGTTCATGGAGATTTTCATCCGTGGAATATTTTGGTGCAGGAAGGAAGCGCCAGCCCGGATTTCCGCGTGCTTGACCGGAGCCGGGGAGAGTGGGGCGAGGCTGCTGACGACGTGGCCTGCATGACCCTCAACTATATGCTTTTTGGACTCTACAAGAAGCCGTACCTTTCTGGCTCCTTCGCAACGCTTTTTTCCACGCTGTGGGAAAGCTACCTCGAGGCCAGCGGAGACACGGAAATCTGCAAGGTCATTGCTCCATTCTATGTTTTTCGGGCAATGGTCGTGGCTTCTCCTGAGTGGTACCCAAACCACCCTATTGAGGTGCGAAAAGGCCTGTTCAGATTCGTCGAAAATATATTACAAGATGATATCTTTGATTGGCAGAATGTGAATCGATACATGGAGAACGCATAA
- a CDS encoding adenylyl-sulfate kinase: protein MSETASAQRQGWAIWVVGLPGSGKTNLARGLAAKLSIQGDCVVWLQMDARRKAYFPEPTYSDEEREEAYRLFADEAAALTREGKNVVMDGSAFRADMRDYARSMIPDFAEVHVQCSLEEAMKREHRREKGLVMADLYRKALERKETGKEFPGLGKVIGVDVVFEESPQAEYTINNEFISKDETLRRTLRFVREWLQGVEAHHFCDEDES, encoded by the coding sequence ATGTCTGAGACTGCATCAGCACAGCGTCAGGGCTGGGCGATTTGGGTTGTGGGCCTTCCGGGGTCTGGCAAAACCAATCTTGCCCGTGGGCTTGCCGCAAAACTGAGCATACAGGGAGACTGCGTGGTGTGGCTCCAGATGGATGCTCGCCGAAAAGCGTATTTCCCGGAACCGACATATTCTGACGAAGAGCGGGAGGAAGCATATCGGCTTTTTGCTGATGAAGCTGCGGCCCTGACTCGAGAAGGGAAAAATGTCGTTATGGATGGTTCCGCATTCCGTGCGGACATGCGCGACTACGCCCGTTCAATGATACCTGATTTTGCCGAAGTTCATGTCCAGTGCTCGCTTGAGGAAGCCATGAAGCGGGAGCACCGCCGTGAAAAAGGTCTGGTTATGGCAGACCTCTATCGCAAGGCTCTTGAGCGAAAAGAAACAGGGAAAGAGTTTCCCGGACTTGGCAAGGTCATTGGCGTCGATGTGGTCTTTGAAGAAAGTCCACAGGCTGAATACACCATAAACAACGAGTTTATCTCCAAGGATGAAACGCTTCGCCGTACACTCCGTTTTGTTCGCGAGTGGCTGCAAGGTGTTGAAGCTCATCATTTTTGCGATGAAGACGAGTCCTGA
- the miaB gene encoding tRNA (N6-isopentenyl adenosine(37)-C2)-methylthiotransferase MiaB: MTSTKTFHVLTFGCQMNVHDSEWLARALTVRGWTEVSEDEAEVYIVNTCSVRDKPEQKVYSLLGRLRAYIAEHPDRFVAVGGCVAQQIGNDFLERYPFVRLVFGTDQVGRVPHALDELLEDGERRMALLDFEDGYPSQDAVDPESAAVTHLPGQAFVNIMKGCDNFCAYCIVPFVRGRQRSRRADDIVRECEVLVESGVREITLLGQNVNSFGLDKQGDGTSFAELLERVAAIDGLTRLRFTTSHPKDLAPEVIDAFGRLDALCPSLHLPMQCGSDNILKAMGRKYDMERYMGLVRGLKEVRPDIALTTDLIVGFPGETDEDFRQTLAAVEEVGFESSFSFIYSDRPGTRAEKMPFKIDRKVQGERLIELQTLQETLTRAALKRCEGTEAEVLVESRSKVQDGDDVISWRGRDRYGRVVNFPWPQAAGDLAGKLVRVRIEIAKKHSLSGKVVGELW; the protein is encoded by the coding sequence ATGACCAGCACGAAAACTTTCCATGTTCTGACCTTTGGCTGTCAGATGAATGTTCATGATTCCGAGTGGCTTGCTCGCGCCCTGACTGTGCGCGGATGGACCGAAGTTTCCGAAGACGAAGCAGAGGTATACATTGTGAACACCTGTAGCGTCCGGGATAAGCCGGAGCAGAAGGTGTACAGCCTGCTTGGCCGCCTTCGGGCATACATCGCAGAGCACCCAGACCGTTTTGTGGCTGTTGGTGGCTGTGTCGCCCAGCAGATTGGAAATGATTTTCTGGAGCGCTACCCCTTTGTGCGTCTGGTCTTTGGTACGGACCAGGTTGGGCGCGTGCCGCATGCTCTGGACGAGCTTCTCGAAGATGGCGAACGCCGTATGGCTCTGCTTGATTTTGAGGATGGCTATCCTTCTCAGGACGCTGTTGATCCTGAATCCGCTGCTGTGACCCATCTTCCGGGACAGGCCTTTGTGAACATCATGAAGGGCTGCGACAATTTCTGTGCGTACTGCATTGTTCCCTTTGTCCGCGGACGTCAGCGCTCTCGCCGGGCCGATGACATTGTCCGTGAATGCGAAGTGCTGGTCGAAAGCGGAGTGCGTGAAATTACGCTGCTTGGTCAGAATGTGAACAGCTTTGGACTGGACAAGCAGGGCGACGGCACCAGTTTTGCCGAGCTTCTGGAGCGGGTCGCAGCTATTGATGGCCTGACTCGCCTGCGTTTCACGACATCGCACCCCAAGGACCTGGCTCCCGAAGTCATCGACGCTTTTGGTCGTCTGGATGCACTGTGTCCGTCTCTGCATTTGCCGATGCAGTGCGGTTCAGATAATATACTGAAAGCAATGGGGCGTAAGTATGATATGGAACGCTACATGGGCCTCGTTCGTGGCCTGAAAGAAGTGCGTCCTGATATTGCTCTGACCACGGACCTCATTGTTGGTTTCCCCGGTGAAACAGACGAAGATTTTCGCCAGACCCTCGCTGCTGTCGAAGAAGTGGGCTTTGAGTCCAGTTTCTCCTTTATTTATTCCGATCGCCCCGGCACCCGTGCAGAGAAAATGCCGTTCAAGATTGACCGAAAGGTGCAGGGGGAACGCCTGATTGAATTGCAGACTCTTCAGGAAACACTGACCAGAGCAGCTCTAAAAAGGTGCGAAGGCACTGAGGCGGAAGTCCTCGTAGAGTCTCGAAGCAAGGTGCAGGACGGCGACGACGTCATTTCCTGGCGTGGGCGTGACCGTTACGGTAGAGTGGTAAACTTCCCGTGGCCACAGGCTGCCGGTGATCTCGCTGGAAAGCTCGTGCGTGTTCGCATTGAAATTGCCAAAAAACATTCTCTTTCGGGAAAAGTTGTAGGCGAACTATGGTAA
- a CDS encoding bifunctional nuclease family protein: protein MVKMTVYGLALDETAQVPVLILKDVEEDTTLPIWVGATEAMAISLALNKVALPRPMTHDLMLNLVHQLGAEVLRVELVREERGTYFAEIVLQVAEEEIRVDSRPSDAISLSLRAKCDLWVSKQVLETALEQLGDAESRLTPNTDRESWEAILQQYSGDDNKYKM, encoded by the coding sequence ATGGTAAAAATGACTGTGTATGGTCTGGCGCTGGATGAAACAGCGCAGGTTCCGGTGCTTATCCTCAAAGACGTAGAGGAGGATACGACCTTGCCGATTTGGGTGGGGGCAACGGAAGCTATGGCAATTTCCCTTGCACTCAACAAGGTGGCATTGCCGCGGCCCATGACGCATGATTTGATGCTCAATCTTGTTCACCAGCTTGGCGCCGAGGTTTTGCGCGTTGAGCTGGTTCGTGAAGAGCGTGGAACCTATTTTGCCGAGATTGTTTTGCAGGTTGCGGAAGAAGAAATTCGCGTTGACTCTCGCCCGTCAGACGCTATTTCTCTCAGCCTTCGGGCCAAGTGTGACCTGTGGGTCAGCAAGCAGGTGCTCGAGACTGCTCTGGAGCAGCTTGGGGATGCAGAATCCCGCCTGACCCCGAATACAGACCGTGAATCCTGGGAAGCGATTCTCCAGCAGTACAGCGGCGACGACAACAAATACAAAATGTAA